One Oncorhynchus clarkii lewisi isolate Uvic-CL-2024 chromosome 28, UVic_Ocla_1.0, whole genome shotgun sequence genomic region harbors:
- the LOC139387046 gene encoding regulator of G-protein signaling 21-like has protein sequence MDLNALFKGRFCCFLKDPLEEAETWGESVDKLLCSKPGQAAFRQFLKSEYSEENILFWLACEDYKKIKSLPEMISSANRIYSEFVECEAPRQINIDCGTRENITKNISQPSLTSFDAAQKLIYSLMARDCYPRFLKSDIYQDLLRRADAR, from the exons ATGGATCTCAACGCTCTTTTCAAGGGTAGATTTTGTTGCTTTCTCAAGGACCCACTTGAAGAGGCTGAGACTTGGGGAGAGTCTGTGGACAAACTCCTGTGTAGTAAAC CTGGGCAGGCAGCTTTCCGACAATTCCTGAAGTCAGAGTATAGTGAGGAGAATATCCTGTTTTGGCTGGCCTGTGAGGACTACAAGAAGATCAAGTCTCTTCCAGAGATGATCTCCTCTGCAAACAGGATCTACTCTGAGTTTGTGGAATGTGAAGCACCCAGACAG ATCAACATTGATTGTGGGACCAGAGAAAATATCACCAAGAACATCTCCCAGCCGAGCCTGACTTCCTTTGACGCGGCACAGAAGCTGATCTACAGTCTGATGGCCAGGGATTGTTACCCACGATTCCTCAAGTCAGACATCTACCAGGATTTGCTTCGGAGAGCAGATGCAAGGTGA